A section of the Mastomys coucha isolate ucsf_1 unplaced genomic scaffold, UCSF_Mcou_1 pScaffold15, whole genome shotgun sequence genome encodes:
- the LOC116091775 gene encoding uncharacterized protein LOC116091775, producing the protein MAASQPAARSRPYGAPRSHAGPQETNSDPYPATSHHGSSRHRGFTLSMILTSLIRATCSARGETRVEMTHKALPPTRALGAGLHQREDAVPELAKADRVSECPSLLGGLYPAVGSPEEWRLLDPAQNGCTEGPQLYYNANLIASPGRNEQKHGRCRPFQIKSEILMIGENSIRKARVSLYSLGCPGTQRRVPGFTSNFDGRNPRGFHVYRQSFLHFKCEETLNRIKYRESNESVRKIDIYKK; encoded by the exons ATGGCAGCCTCGCAGCCGGCTGCACGCTCTCGGCCTTACGGCGCCCCCAGAAGCCACGCCGGCCCGCAGGAGACCAACTCAGACCCTTACCCAGCCACCAGCCACCATGGCAGCAGCAGGCACCGCGGCTTCACGCTGTCAATGATCTTGACGTCCTTAATCCGCGCCACCTGCTCCGCGCGCGGTGAGACGCGCGTGGAGATGACGCACAAGGCTCTGCCTCCCACCCGGGCTCTGGGGGCGGGGCTACATCAGCGAGAGGACGCTGTACCTGAGCTGGCGAAGGCGGATCGCGTTAGCGAGTGCCCGAGCCTGCTGGGCGGACTCTACCCTGCCGTGGGTTCCCCCG aggagTGGCGACTGTTGGACCCAGCACAGAATGGCTGTACAGAGGGCCCTCAGCTGTATTACAATGCTAACCTGATAGCATCTCCTGGCCGCAATGAGCAGAAGCATGGACGTTGCAGACCCTTTCAGATAAAGTCTGAGATTCTAATGATCGGGGAGAATAGCATCAGGAAAGCAAG ggtttctctgtatagccttggctgtcctggaactcaaagacGTGTGCCTGGCTTCACAAGTAATTTTGATGGAAGAAATCCTAGGGGTTTTCATGTATATAGGCAATCATTCCTTCATTTTAAATGTGAGGAAACTCTTAATAGAATAAAATACAGAGAGAGCAATGAATCTGTAAGAAAAATTGAcatctataaaaaataa